A single region of the Latilactobacillus curvatus JCM 1096 = DSM 20019 genome encodes:
- the sufD gene encoding Fe-S cluster assembly protein SufD yields MKKTLAITPEQIASFSQLHQEPAWFAEMRQAAFAQIEQLELPIFEKINYKHWPVMAANAPTAVKSDLSLMPSAAANLSADQPYAVQIGQTTAKLNLPAELAEQGVIFTDIFTALQEHPDLVQQYYMQVTVKPNEDRLTAFHTALMNSGLFLYVPKNVVIKQPITAYYVQDSTQPADFIHHVLVVAEQNSEFSYLENLQTAGDHKNLANVVVEVIAKDNSHVHFSAVDAFGKSVTTYLNRRGHLMRDARIDWALGSMNDGNIIGDFDSDLVGAGSHAETKVVAISTGKQIQGIDTRVTNIGPRSIGHILQHGVILEDATLTFNGIGHILKGAKGADAQQENRVLMLSRTARGDANPLLLIDENDVQAGHAASVGRVDEQQMYYLMSRGLSKEVAQRLVIRGFLGAVLSEIPDKNVRQQLTDTIERKLIDGQPVK; encoded by the coding sequence CTATCTTTGAAAAAATTAACTATAAACATTGGCCAGTGATGGCAGCAAATGCGCCAACAGCCGTTAAATCCGATTTGAGTTTAATGCCATCTGCGGCAGCGAATCTTTCAGCTGATCAACCGTACGCAGTACAGATTGGTCAGACAACTGCCAAGTTAAATTTACCGGCAGAATTGGCAGAACAAGGTGTCATTTTTACCGACATTTTCACCGCGTTACAAGAACATCCTGATTTGGTACAACAATACTACATGCAAGTCACAGTGAAACCGAACGAGGATCGCTTAACGGCTTTTCACACAGCTTTGATGAACAGTGGGCTCTTCTTGTATGTGCCGAAAAATGTGGTGATTAAGCAACCCATTACGGCTTATTATGTACAGGACAGCACTCAACCCGCTGATTTTATTCATCACGTCCTCGTAGTAGCCGAACAAAACAGTGAATTTAGTTATCTTGAAAATCTCCAAACAGCGGGTGACCACAAGAACTTAGCAAATGTTGTCGTGGAAGTGATTGCTAAAGATAACAGTCACGTTCATTTTTCAGCGGTTGATGCCTTTGGAAAATCCGTGACGACTTACTTGAATCGCCGGGGCCACTTGATGCGCGATGCGCGGATTGATTGGGCATTGGGATCAATGAATGATGGCAATATCATCGGTGACTTTGATTCTGATTTAGTGGGTGCTGGATCACATGCTGAAACGAAAGTGGTCGCCATCTCAACTGGTAAACAGATTCAAGGGATTGATACGCGTGTGACGAATATTGGGCCGCGTTCAATTGGGCACATCTTGCAACATGGCGTCATTTTAGAAGATGCGACGTTAACGTTTAACGGGATCGGGCATATTTTAAAAGGGGCTAAGGGTGCCGATGCCCAACAAGAAAATCGCGTCTTGATGTTATCGCGGACAGCACGCGGGGATGCGAACCCACTCTTATTAATTGATGAAAATGACGTGCAAGCTGGCCATGCTGCCAGTGTCGGGCGCGTTGATGAACAACAAATGTATTATTTAATGAGTCGCGGTCTTTCAAAAGAAGTCGCGCAACGACTTGTAATTCGTGGTTTCTTAGGCGCTGTTCTAAGTGAAATTCCGGATAAAAACGTGCGCCAACAATTAACGGACACGATTGAAAGGAAGTTAATCGATGGTCAACCAGTTAAATGA